The Bacteroidales bacterium genome includes a window with the following:
- a CDS encoding acyltransferase — MRIKGLDFLRGIAVILVIFRHASSGNIISDIGWIGVDLFFVLSGFLVAGLVFKEYLDYQKVDITRFLVRRGFKIYPPFYFFIFITIVLNYIQTKGFYSLSQVLNEIFYLQSYRRGIWHHTWSLAIEEHFYIGLALFILICIRTKLIENKKFIGYFLICMLILSFLMRFYISYQNRDKLFFSFTATHLRMDGILIGVLTSYLYYFTDFYKLFSKCKYWFFVFASILISPVFFFSGGSYFMNTIGLTTVNLGFGLLVLFSLNAFKISNQIFLPITKIPFMIICFIGIHSYSIYLWHLMSEKIVRLMDCNQQYYFILFLIVSISLGVTMSYAIEKPFLGLRDIIYKRK; from the coding sequence ATGCGCATAAAAGGATTAGATTTTTTGAGAGGAATAGCTGTTATACTGGTAATATTTCGACATGCTAGTAGTGGTAATATTATATCTGATATTGGTTGGATCGGTGTTGATTTATTTTTTGTTTTAAGTGGATTTTTAGTTGCAGGTCTCGTATTTAAGGAGTATTTAGATTATCAGAAAGTTGATATAACTAGATTTTTAGTAAGGAGAGGATTTAAGATTTATCCACCCTTTTACTTTTTTATTTTTATTACTATCGTTTTAAACTATATCCAAACTAAAGGCTTTTATAGTTTGAGTCAAGTATTAAATGAGATATTTTATCTTCAAAGTTATAGAAGAGGTATTTGGCATCATACTTGGTCTTTGGCTATTGAGGAGCATTTCTATATTGGATTGGCTTTGTTTATTTTGATTTGTATAAGGACAAAGCTCATTGAAAACAAAAAGTTCATTGGTTATTTTTTGATTTGCATGCTTATCCTTTCGTTTTTGATGAGATTCTATATATCCTATCAAAACAGAGATAAGCTTTTTTTCTCATTCACAGCGACACATTTGAGAATGGATGGGATTTTGATTGGAGTATTAACTTCGTATTTATATTACTTTACCGACTTCTACAAATTATTTTCTAAATGCAAATATTGGTTTTTTGTGTTTGCGTCCATCTTGATTAGTCCTGTCTTCTTTTTTTCAGGAGGAAGCTATTTTATGAATACCATAGGACTCACCACAGTCAATTTAGGTTTTGGTTTATTAGTTTTATTCAGTCTAAATGCCTTCAAGATCAGTAATCAGATATTTTTGCCAATAACCAAAATTCCTTTTATGATAATTTGTTTCATTGGGATTCATTCATATTCTATTTACTTGTGGCATCTGATGTCTGAAAAGATTGTCAGATTGATGGATTGCAATCAGCAATATTATTTCATACTGTTTTTGATTGTTTCCATATCATTAGGTGTAACAATGTCATATGCTATTGAAAAACCATTTCTGGGTTTAAGAGATATTATATATAAAAGGAAATAA
- a CDS encoding SBBP repeat-containing protein, with product MKNILFIAFLILFTTEAWSQNWVWGIKASGNPQYSEDTDIAVDHEGNVVIAGYYELGLRLDTFSLYTDDDYYSDIFLCRMDSAHNIEWLKHIETGSTYDYGIGVCIDDDKNIYLTGGRNGKIFVSKYDSTGNELWFCDFNKEYYGQGNDVAIDQFDNVYITGKNGGNTFVAKIDFYGVPIWTKRFMGCNSNGCQGNDIAVDCMGTIYLTGSFECDSLMIDDIKIENNWQWGEQTFVTKISSIGIVQWAKTPIGKTNSIPQITLNRNGILISTVVSTSEMDFGNGIVITKTAGGNDGSPLIAQYDFDGNIEWAKIINTYHGGTGSPRDIITDSDDNIYLIGESFGNYGGTEMDFYVEKYDRNGDLQFNKLYQTSVSEYGHGLGIDNFGNAYIVGYSQIINFIGDGIDDWPSSVGIAKLKTNSTTNLRPSRPKVERLNFICSGEQFDEISAIGTNIRWYGDKFLKELLYEGNTFNNELVETDTLYVTQTINGVESWSKEVIIHFSKLPNTFLNLSNDTLLVNQGDYFKYQWYLNGDSIQNGNKNYMLVDTIGTFSVNIKEGDCVKWIDTTIVQSSIEKFLKKEDLLLFPNPTIDGAINLVMRINSNAVLYIRVYNLNGSNIINRKLNIQNGLVTDKLDFSGYSKGIYIINIFGDGLNITKKILKQ from the coding sequence ATGAAAAACATTTTATTTATAGCATTTTTGATTTTATTTACAACAGAAGCCTGGTCTCAAAATTGGGTATGGGGAATAAAAGCCTCCGGAAACCCTCAATATAGTGAGGACACTGATATCGCTGTTGACCATGAAGGTAATGTTGTTATCGCTGGTTATTACGAATTAGGCTTAAGATTAGACACTTTTTCATTATACACTGATGACGATTATTATTCTGACATATTTTTATGCCGTATGGATTCTGCGCACAATATTGAATGGTTAAAACATATTGAAACAGGTAGTACATATGATTATGGTATTGGAGTATGTATAGATGATGATAAAAACATTTATTTGACAGGTGGAAGAAATGGAAAAATTTTCGTTTCAAAATATGATTCAACAGGCAACGAGTTATGGTTTTGTGATTTCAACAAAGAGTATTACGGACAAGGAAATGATGTTGCTATTGACCAGTTCGATAATGTTTATATTACAGGTAAAAATGGAGGCAACACTTTTGTTGCAAAGATCGATTTTTATGGGGTACCTATTTGGACTAAACGATTTATGGGTTGTAATTCAAATGGATGTCAGGGCAATGATATTGCTGTGGATTGCATGGGAACAATATATTTAACAGGCTCTTTCGAATGTGATTCGTTAATGATTGATGATATTAAAATTGAAAATAATTGGCAGTGGGGAGAACAAACATTTGTAACAAAAATCTCATCTATTGGTATTGTTCAATGGGCAAAAACACCGATAGGAAAAACTAATTCAATACCACAAATAACTTTGAATAGAAATGGTATTCTAATTAGTACTGTCGTTTCAACTTCTGAAATGGATTTTGGAAATGGCATAGTTATCACGAAAACTGCAGGAGGAAATGATGGTAGTCCGTTAATAGCGCAGTATGATTTTGATGGAAATATTGAATGGGCAAAAATTATAAATACATATCATGGAGGTACAGGATCTCCCAGGGATATTATTACAGATTCAGACGACAATATTTATCTGATTGGTGAATCCTTCGGAAACTATGGTGGAACAGAAATGGATTTTTATGTAGAGAAATATGACAGGAATGGAGACTTGCAGTTTAATAAGCTATACCAAACCTCAGTTAGTGAATATGGTCATGGCCTTGGTATTGATAATTTTGGTAATGCATATATTGTTGGGTATTCTCAGATAATAAACTTCATTGGAGATGGAATTGATGATTGGCCTTCATCTGTTGGTATAGCAAAACTAAAAACTAATTCAACTACCAATTTGCGACCCAGCAGACCTAAGGTTGAAAGATTAAATTTTATATGTTCAGGAGAACAATTTGATGAAATATCAGCTATTGGTACGAATATTAGATGGTATGGTGATAAATTCCTGAAAGAATTGCTTTATGAAGGAAATACCTTTAATAATGAACTGGTTGAAACAGATACCTTATATGTTACACAAACCATAAATGGAGTTGAAAGCTGGAGTAAAGAAGTAATTATTCATTTTTCAAAACTGCCAAATACTTTTCTTAATCTCTCAAATGATACATTATTAGTTAATCAGGGAGATTATTTCAAATATCAATGGTACTTAAATGGTGATTCTATACAAAATGGAAATAAAAATTATATGTTGGTAGATACTATAGGAACATTTAGTGTAAATATTAAAGAAGGCGACTGCGTAAAATGGATTGACACAACAATAGTTCAAAGTTCAATTGAGAAGTTTCTGAAAAAAGAAGACCTATTATTATTTCCGAATCCAACAATTGATGGTGCAATAAATTTAGTAATGCGAATTAATTCTAATGCTGTATTATATATAAGAGTATATAACCTAAATGGTTCAAATATCATCAATAGGAAACTAAATATTCAAAATGGTCTTGTAACAGACAAGTTAGATTTTAGTGGCTATTCAAAAGGAATATACATAATAAACATTTTTGGGGATGGATTAAATATTACTAAGAAAATACTAAAACAGTAG
- a CDS encoding T9SS type A sorting domain-containing protein — MKTIRSLLFLLLFSFEGNCQIIDTNNSWNYLEVLVPTCKKSTNCEGKLYQNFNCRIGGDTLINGKVYNKVIETTKRNNDSSSESYISGFLREEENHKKIFSLLSYLDDSTEVLLYDFTIKKDSVFNSTYERIYHLPEGDKIIKDTLYSSQVIDIDSVVYMGIKRLRIKFLDFRVNWIEDNPEKDTVEWIEGIGSNKGLLNYAYGDYNLLCFKQNDEVKYYNKLGLDCNYSGPINKLEDNEFNKIRLYPNPLRGKILYISSESIIKTVLIYNVCGYLVGQFTPENTDYQIPLYNLNSGIYIFQIDGFPFKIII, encoded by the coding sequence ATGAAAACAATCAGGTCTTTACTATTTTTACTACTCTTTAGTTTTGAAGGAAATTGTCAGATAATTGATACAAATAATTCATGGAACTATTTGGAAGTATTGGTGCCTACATGCAAAAAAAGTACAAATTGTGAAGGGAAACTTTATCAAAATTTTAATTGCAGGATAGGAGGTGATACTTTAATCAATGGTAAAGTATACAACAAAGTAATTGAAACAACTAAACGGAATAATGATTCGAGTTCTGAAAGCTATATTTCCGGATTCCTACGTGAGGAAGAAAACCATAAAAAGATATTTAGTCTTTTATCATATTTAGATGATTCAACAGAAGTTTTACTTTATGATTTTACAATTAAAAAAGATTCCGTTTTCAACTCAACATATGAAAGAATATATCATTTGCCTGAGGGTGATAAAATTATTAAAGATACCTTATACAGCTCACAGGTTATAGATATTGATAGTGTTGTATATATGGGTATTAAAAGACTTCGAATTAAATTTTTGGACTTTCGTGTTAATTGGATTGAAGATAATCCTGAAAAAGATACTGTTGAATGGATTGAAGGGATTGGGTCTAATAAAGGATTATTGAATTATGCATACGGAGATTATAATTTGTTATGTTTTAAACAAAATGATGAAGTCAAATACTACAATAAATTGGGACTTGATTGTAATTATTCAGGCCCGATAAACAAATTGGAAGACAATGAATTTAATAAGATCAGATTATATCCAAATCCATTAAGAGGAAAAATACTTTATATTAGCAGCGAAAGTATTATTAAGACTGTACTAATTTATAATGTTTGTGGATATTTGGTTGGACAATTTACTCCTGAAAACACTGATTATCAAATTCCACTATACAACCTTAATAGTGGTATTTACATTTTTCAAATAGATGGTTTTCCCTTCAAAATCATAATTTAA